One window from the genome of Tachysurus vachellii isolate PV-2020 chromosome 5, HZAU_Pvac_v1, whole genome shotgun sequence encodes:
- the kcnj14 gene encoding ATP-sensitive inward rectifier potassium channel 14 has translation MGAARVKRRFSAVDTPLNEEEVMKLAQNDDVTGVCTRALSSPACNGKLLNQNNGGSGRLFERKEEDDDDCDNNDRGRWRGREGGCGFMLESVARREGGWERVERTFSVSPSLSTPLTAQPHFLPHSRFVGKDGRCNVTFINMNQRNQRYLSDLFTTCVDIRWRWMLVVFTLSFLLSWLLFGLVFWLIAAAHGDLSPPPSSSISPSSSSSATSFSSSVALREQPVDEPEEPLESNHCFQEVKTFMAAFLFSLETQTSIGYGFRSVTEACPLAVLAVVLQCIVGCIIDAFIIGAVMAKIAKPKKRNETLVFSDVAVVAMRDGKLCMMWRVANLRKSHLVEAHVRAQLLKPRVTTEGEFLPLDHKDINVGFDTGTDRIFLVSPVTIVHEINEESPFYEMDRQMLETDDNVEVVVILEGMVEATAMTTQCRSSYIAPEILWGHHFEPVLFAKKSGYQVDYSYFNRTYEVPDTPSCSAKDLAEKKYILGSRSSFFYENEVALQLSSSALPSPNSISPSPSSCLSPILLTPRGGTCSEHPQTHTHPQHGGSKGNRGKSRELGSQRV, from the exons ATGGGAGCTGCACGTGTCAAGCGTCGTTTCAGTGCGGTGGACACTCCTCTTAATGAGGAAGAAGTAATGAAGCTGGCTCAGAATGATGATGTTACTGGGGTCTGTACAAGAGCTCTATCTTCTCCAGCTTGCAATGGCAAGCTGCTTAACCAAAACAATGGAGGATCAGGGAGGCTCTTTGAGAGAaaggaggaagatgatgatgattgtgataACAATGATAGAGGAAGgtggagaggaagagaaggaggctGTGGTTTCATGCTTGAGAGTGTAGCTAGGAGAGAAGGGGGATGGGAGCGAGTTGAAAggactttctctgtctcaccgTCCTTGTCGACTCCTCTTACTGCCCAACCTCACTTCCTGCCTCACAGCCGATTTGTGGGCAAAGATGGTCGCTGTAATGTCACTTTCATCAACATGAACCAGAGAAACCAGAGGTACCTTTCAGATCTCTTCACCACCTGCGTGGATATTCGCTGGCGCTGGATGCTGGTAGTCTTCACCCTGTCCTTCTTGCTCTCCTGGCTTCTTTTTGGATTGGTCTTCTGGCTCATTGCAGCTGCTCACGGAGACTTAAGTCCCCCACCATCATCCTCAATCTccccctcctcatcctcctcagcTACCTCATTCTcttcttctgtagctttaaGAGAGCAACCAGTGGATGAGCCTGAGGAGCCACTGGAGTCTAACCACTGTTTTCAGGAGGTGAAAACCTTCATGGCAGCCTTCCTCTTTTCTTTGGAAACACAGACATCTATAGGGTATGGCTTTCGAAGTGTAACTGAGGCCTGCCCCCTGGCGGTGCTTGCTGTCgttttgcagtgcattgtgggctGCATCATCGACGCTTTCATCATCGGGGCGGTCATGGCTAAGATTGCCAAGCCCAAGAAGCGCAATGAAACCCTGGTGTTTTCAGATGTGGCCGTAGTAGCTATGAGGGATGGGAAGCTCTGCATGATGTGGCGAGTGGCAAACCTGCGCAAAAGCCACCTGGTAGAGGCCCACGTCCGAGCACAGCTGCTGAAG CCAAGGGTGACCACAGAAGGAGAGTTTCTACCTTTGGACCACAAGGACATTAACGTGGGCTTTGACACAGGAACTGACCGGATCTTTCTGGTGTCTCCGGTAACCATTGTGCACGAGATCAATGAGGAGAGCCCTTTCTACGAGATGGACCGGCAGATGCTGGAGACAGATGACAATGTGGAGGTGGTGGTCATACTAGAGGGCATGGTCGAAGCCACTGCCATGACCACACAGTGCCGCTCTTCATACATTGCACCTGAGATTCTCTGGGGTCACCACTTTGAGCCTGTGCTATTTGCAAAGAAATCTGGCTACCAG GTGGACTACTCATACTTCAACAGGACGTATGAGGTTCCTGACACGCCATCCTGCAGTGCTAAAGACCTAGCTGAGAAAAAGTACATCTTGGGCTCCCGTTCCTCTTTCTTCTACGAGAATGAAGTGGCTCTGCAGCTCTCCTCCTCTGCCCTTCCCTCCCCCAACAGCATCTCTCCATCCCCCTCTTCCTGTCTTTCACCCATTCTTCTTACTCCTAGAGGAGGCACATGTAGTGagcacccacaaacacacactcaccctcagcATGGGGGGTCAAAGGGCAATAGGGGAAAAAGTAGAGAATTAGGGTCACAAAGAGTGTGA